The sequence AAAACATGCGACCGGAAATCATAAtgtaagaatatttttattaaaaaaactttaattttcgtttcctcttttatttatatactcactcgtatgtaggtatctatactGACCGGAAATGCGTTATTGGCAACGGGCGGCCATATTATGTGTGACCACACACACGCGTACGAATTAGTCTTCACTTTCGAGAGTTTTAAACAAGGTTttaaacaagtacctacctacttatctttgTCTGTTAATAACAGCATTCCGATCcagtgtaaattattttgacgattcaaaaccactttgtaaaagtttatttgaataaaaaaaatatatattctattctatttcctAAGTCCTGTTTTACATGGAGCGTAGctataaaatcagttaaacaagcATGTTAAACCAAGCATATTGCATCATACATGTACACAACAAAAAAAGTGTTTATCTAACACATTATAATTCGagtcataaaaaataaatttaatcaaaaacttttattagttttcgacaataacaagaaaaaaactacaaaaaaattaggtataggtaggtatgtaagtacgTGAATTATTACAAACCAATTATCTCTATGGCAACAAAAAGCAAAGGAATGCGGACAAACTCTTGTTCTAGaagtaaaatttattaatataaggcTCGAAATAAGGGTTAGACCATACGGAGTCCGGTTATACTCCGGGTCATAACACAACGCACATTGCTTTGTAATATTTGAAGCCTGATTTTGAAAAGATAGTTACGTAAAATGATTCTTTTCTATTAAAAACAACCCTACAAAAGATGATATAAAagcataaaattaattatttaaaagaaaacaaataatTTGTTCGAAAGGATCGAATTCCGCACAAGGAACCTAATGTAGGatattaagatttttttgtcTAATATAAGAACTTAGTTATCTACGTAACCGTAgcttatattttaaacaaaaatcatAATTAATAATCTCAGATCAatgtactataatatgtatgtgtaaTGTGTGTTCTTGTTgagaaaaaaactgtttaaaccTAAAGATTTCTGCTCAAAGACGAACTtttcaaagaattttcaaagattcgagAAATCAACGCTAAATGCGGcactacattgctgcttcactgagtgatattataataacttttcgtaaaaaaccttcaatggtAGATCGATGGCTATCATTCCGTGTTGATCACTGAGCTAGCGAATCGTCTCTGGTCTGGGCCTAACAAAGACGTCGGCCATATGGGCGCCCGGCGCAAACCAGTTTGGATCGAACCTGTATGCGATAAGCTTCAGTACAATGCCACTGCACATGAGATATATCTCGAGATGTATCAGCGATGAATTATGTAAAGGACGAATCAATTTGATAGGACGCGGAACGTGGAAGTAGGTATCTACGCTCCGTAGTACATAAATACATGTAAAAGGATTAATCCGGGCTGAAAAATGATACCtgcatacctatttatttacttactatccTTAATAGGTACTTCTGCTCAGTTTTGTTTTTTCCGCATTTCTTGAAACGGAATCTTCTACTagtaagtagatagatagaaagcTTAAAGCTTAGACGAGAGAgttagaaaactttattgcacacaaaaaatgaaataatcaagacaaaacaaagaaactaaaaacagaAACAATACAAAGGCGGCCTTactgctcagagcaatctccaccaggcaacctttggtgaaaggagagtCTAGCTGTGTTGGAGATATTAGAAATCAATCCGACCCGGGATAGAAACAAGGAAATCGTCATCTGCATTCTGCCGTAGTGATGCTAACCACTAAACCAAAGGCAGTCATATAACTTACAAAATAACTTCAACAATAACACGCGATGATATCCTGTTCGCAAAGTTAGCATTCCGAGAGTCGAGCGGCAACACAGCACAACACAAAGCCCATCTCATGTGTGCGCGTGACGTCACATGCGCAGGCGCCGCCGGCGCTTGGCCGCTGTCGCCGCGCGTTCCCATGCTCCGAGATATATTGAATAATTGAATTAATACACTGCTGACTAATGAACCGTACCTTTAAAGgtaaaactaagtaggtagaatGCCAACAATGTTTATTTAATGTAACTTTAGACGCAAGCTTCTTAAGTTACATTTAAGTTACTTACCTTacctatatctattttgtaGTAATCTCCTATTATTTTGTACTCTGTTTGCCTACATAAAGCACTGTAGCTCTGATTTTCGAAAtcaattaaatttgaattcgatgcaggtaataatttaaaaagcgGTGATGGCTTTGTGGTTAAGAAGTCTGCCTCCTATTCGAGAGGTCCGggattcaatcccgggcacgcacctctagcttttcggagctatgtgcgttttaagcaattaaatatcttaaCTTTAACTGTagaagaaaacattgtgaggaaatctgcatgcctgacagaTAACCTcatagtctgccaatccgcacttggtcagcgtggtggactgtggccaaacaattctcattcagagaggagactcgtgcaaTGGTATCAggcaatggattgatgatgatgatgatgattatcatTTTATATCTATGCGTATAGCGTATGAAGTCTCCTTTTGACCAAAtactacaaaaaattaaattattaatcaaGTGTGAGTTAGAAACCTAGGTTTTTTTACAATATGAGAACTTAAAGATTCCTGTCTCCAACCATCTGAAACCGGAATACCGACTTCTTTTAGCGCCATTGTGTAATTTAATATTACGATCTGATACATCTAAATACATGTTATAAATTAAAGCTTTGCGCTCATTGACTACTGTCGCCTGAGCATTAGTATCAGTACGAGTACTTACCTGAGTGTCAGAgtaaggaaaagatgactgacctatcaacgcacagctcaaactactggacggatcaagCTGAAAGatatgcagatagctaataAGACGTACACagccactaagaaaggatttttgaaaattcaaccccaagggggtaaaataggcgtTTGAAATTTATCTAGTTTACGCGTATCAAATCACGGACATGTTGCAAactagtaaatattataaatttgaaagtatgtctgtctgtctgttacactTTCTTGGTCCATTTCCACACGAAAGATACAGAGATGTTTCACAAAGATACATCTCGGAATGggatgtaggctactttttatccgaaaatcagaaagttcccacgggggttttttaacttttcatatTATATAAGAATAAGGTTCAATAAAGTACATAAGTATACTTATAAGATAAATTCAAAAATGGCACACAATCTAAAATCAAGATGCTCTGGAGCATGACAACGGAAGCATTTGAGTATTTCATAGTTCTAGTACAGAAATTGAGCTTTTAGGCTTTTTGGTCACACTCAGGTGATACGAGTCAATGTGCACTCACCTTAAGTAGAATTTTTCCGCGTATTGGCTACAAAACAACTTTCAAATAAGTTATGCAAGGATCGGGGTTTTTTCGACAATTTCGATCATATTTCGCACACTGCGggtaacaaattaattatttaaacaatattCATAATTGCCATTTTATTGATCGCGTTTTTTGgttttctttattataatagCCCCCAGGCTTGAGTTACAGCTTTTGGCACGTGAAGATTTATAGAGCAATACGATCTGTGTGCTGtacagtattttttttcgaatttTACAGATAGAGCTACTGAAAATATCTAGTTTGTTTAATGCTTTTTTTCAGTAAAGTTATCTTATATCTTGATTCCTGAAGCCGGACATAAATTTCTTTTATCctggaagatcaaagagttcccacgggatttttaaagtcTCAATCTACGCATGAAACCTTATCCATCACTCGGACGAAGTCATcagtgggcatcatctagttaaaaatCATATACGATAGAAAAGTATTCCTAAGAAATCTGAATTGTTAACAAAATGAAGAATATTGACAGTTTGTTACAGTTTTTCCTTTGTTACAGATCGCATACTAGAACGAGATGCTGGCTTCGTATCAGGCGGCGAAGATGACGACTCCTGCTCCGGACCAGCGCACTCCGACGACTCCGGAGTCAGACTCACCGACACCGACTCGCGAGTCAAACGAGTCCACTCCCCTTCCCGACAGCCGCCAAAGAAAAGAATCCGCTTAGACTCAACAGAAGACATATGCGAGGCCCCAAGATTCAGGCCTTGGTCTTACACGGAAGAACCACAGCAAGAACCCTTATCATTAGTAAAGAAAAGCGAAACTAGTCTACTGAGGCAAAGGAGGAGGCCTCTAGAACCACCTCCGCCTCCGATACCAATACCTGCCCCGATACCAGAACCTGCAGGCCCTCCCAGAGTACCACCACATCCCGGCGTAACGGACCAAGGCTTCACGGAAAAGACAAAACCAAGAGAGCAGAGAAATTACAAAAACATGACAAGGGAAAGGAGGATAGAAGCTAATGCGAGGGAGAGAACGAGAGTCCATACCATCAGTGCAGCGTTCGACACGCTGAGGAAAGCGATACCTTCATATAGTCATAACCAAAAACTGTCCAAACTTTCCGTGCTCCGGATAGCGTGCGCGTACATTGCCGCCTTGTCAGCGGCGAATGAACCTGAAGCCGACCTCGCAGAAGCAGTGGAAAAGGTCACGCAAACAATACACACGGAAGGAAAACTAAGGAAAAAGAAAGACGAACCTTGAAGGAAAACTCAAAACAAGTGAGGACTTGGAAACAATGGTTCTTCGAATCTTTATACCGTCCTTTGAAGCCTAAAGTCATTGAGTACAAAAACgacaataatacttaataattggttaattaaaaaaatatttattcaagaaCTGCGGTAGGTTAAGACAATAAGGGCTAAAGCACATACGATACTTTTAGGTAGCATCAGTTTTGAAGCTAGAAGCATCTTGAATTTTTACCCTTGCACTTTTTGATCTTTAATATCGAAAACCATGCACTCGCAATTTCAAGCTCGCTCAGACAGCGCAAAAAGTCGTCAAAACGCAAAGCTTTACCGTTGTCTCAAAATCGCTATACGTCGATGccaaaagtgtgtgtgtgttttggTACTtagaatgttgtttttttttttttgtaaaacttgAATTTTTTGGGCTGAATCTCGTGCAACTGATGGTATACTTTATGACGTAACGTATAATCTGTACAAAATTTTCTTCCTTTTATCTTCGGATAATTCGGGTATGCTAGTTAGGTTTACAGCCGACTTTCTTCAAAAGATAATATTTTGTCGTCAAATCTAAATCGATCGTCATTCCGAAACGacgaaacaaaataatttaaagacACTTTTGCTTATATTGACTAAACATGACTAGCTTATCTAAATACCTAGTTAACCCATTCCCAAAATCGCAGTATTAAAGACGGATGTATAAACTTAAATGACAAAACTGTAAAGTAATGTGTTTTTGGCTTtaatactttatatttattacaattttacaaATCGAGTCAGTAATTTTAAGGCagaattgtatattttatttagttagcTCGTACGGTATGGCAGTAAATATcgagctttagaaagagataatctaCATCTTCGGCTttgtagagcgtcgtctctatTGTTAAGAGTTACGACTGACAGTGACAAGTCAGCGGTAAAACGTTGTATAAGTATGAGTGAAAGAGACGATCTACGAAGCCGAAGTCGCCAAGTATCACTTTCTAAAGCTTGATGTAAAATATTTACTGTCAGTTACtgtaatttatgtattttttgtaaatagtaGTTTTAAAAGAGACATGTACATTTCATGTTGATCAAGACTTCTGTTTATCTAAGGGCATTTTGGTAAACTCATTGCAAGActtatatatagtataaataaactCGTTTGAATGTACCACTTATGAAATACAAAAGACAATTTAAGTATAAAGTAAGTACGGAAATCAAAATAGAATGATTTATGTTATGCTTCGTTGTGCCGTGTTCGGAGCGTAATACGAACGAACCACGAATGTACTTACATGTAACAAAacaatcatccatactaatattataaatgcgaaagtttgtctgtctgtctgtctgctaccttttaatGGCCCAACAaattaaccgattctgacgaaacttggtacaaagttagcttatatcccggggatggacataggcttttttatcccggaaaatcaaagagttcccacgggattcctaaagatccatctgCTTACCCGATTTGTaagtatgaaaggtaccgacgtggcttgcgtccctgtaattgacagaggcaactttttatcccggaaaattaaacagttcctacgggatccttaaaaacctacatccacgcggacgaagtagcgggcatcctctagttttcctataaaataatctttttttaCTTAGATGACTTAAATGATAAAGAAAACTTTTCGGAGAAAtgcgtaagcgacgcgattaGTATGGCGCTCATGTATAATTGTTATTTAGCGGTTGGTCCTAAGCGCCGCGCCGTGCGTTGTGCATTGCTTACGCGTTTCTGTAGCGATCTAAGCGACTTGTTTGTTCTTTAAGTCATCCAAAGCAAACTTATATATTTGTATAGGTATTCTAAACCTTCATGTATGATCTTTGAATGAGTACCATAGACAAAACTCAAAAAATCTACTACGATCCGTAAATGACACGACCTAGCATAAATCATTCCCTATGCAAAGAGTCGTAATTTGAATGCCTTAaacataatgtacctaattgTGATAATATTTCTGTAGATGTTAATGCGTTTAAATAATGTGACTGTGACTTTATTAGCATTGCaacatttaatttattgaaaaatttaagTCATCTGTAATGcagtgatttattttattttttagagtttttttttgtaactcgTCATACCGCTCTTAGTTCTATCTGGGCCTTTTGAGCCTACGTTTATTTGGAGATTTCTTATTGTGTTCTAAAATGTtcttaaataaatctaaatatctGTTGGTCGATTACCTAGTTATGTATTATCACGTATTTGACTTTAAAGAGTAAAATAAATCACATTGTTTTGTGCAAACAATAGAATCTATCGCATAAAcagaaataaagaaaagaatacGTAAACTATATTTTGATcgtttcatttttatcaatttttataatacctaatcagactttaaataaataaataaagcctttatttccaatcatttgttaattaaatacaataattcatatttttcagtaaacacaattacaattattatttttcagacTTTAAAGTctactaaatgaaaaaaaaagaaatgctGAGATTACTTTAGTTGAAAATTAATTCTGAATTAGGTAAAATACTAAAATGTCTGGAATGCCTGAAGAATCAAGAAATGGCAATAAAATTACGTTACCAATTAAAGTAggaaatgtaggtaacatttctCCATACAACAGCTACTTAgccaattttagggttccgtagtaattAAAGAACCTAGTTTTATCAAGTCCGTCTGTCGGTCTCtcacagctattttaaaaattaactagGTATAAAATATGAGCTCTAAAGTTGCAAAGCACAGTCTAGAAACTTGACACCTCAGAGCTACCTAACTAAACAAAATTTAAGTGAATAAGCgagagttgaaaaaaaaattggtaaccTCTCGTGTCAACTTCgttgtaggtatacctaggtatttcaaAATCACTATGAGGTTGTTTAGACAGTTTTTGGAAATAAACAGCTACCGTTTAAGACATACTTACTGACTGCCAACATTTTTAgcaaagtagtacctacttatggttTTACGGTAGCTTATGAACCCGCATCAGTTACGATCTtgatcagtttttttaattaaatatattcgCATGGTTACATACTCCATGCGAATTTAAGGAGTATGCAACACAGaacaaataggtatacctacttgccAATAACCATCTTTATATAAACTTCTCGATACATGCAAACAGACAATGacgtaactaggtaggtaggagcacaagttttttttgcataaaacaGAAGGTAACAAACACATTTCCAACAGCTTAactaaacaataatttttaacgtctttgaaataagttttttacATACAAACTGAGGCAATTTACACCGACATTTACCTAAATAGGAAGTAGCGGGCATCTGTTGGTTCACAATAACCTCTCTCATGGGCACAGCTGTCGGGTGGCAGATAACGTGGCACGTGGCTGTATGTCAATACTCCTTTGCCCCTTATCTATCTGAgggatattaaaaaataaagggaGACCGTGGGTAGCCGGGAGTTTGACGCCGTAGATATATTAGTGCtcacttttgcttttatttgCAAGGAGGTCCTTTGCAGATTAAAgcaaagtaagtacctacctagctgcgACTGGAAGACAGCTGGACGAAATCATACTCGGTTCTTTTAAACCCCAAACTAACAAAGAACACTTAGgtatagtttcgtccagtccttctgacacacagacagactgatgtactctgtctgtgtgtcatacacatttgaaaaacaaaatataaaagaagaaaTGAAGCCAAATATTATTAGCAATGGCTACGGAACTCTACCTTATTTTCGGATACACACTTGTCTAGTTTTTGAGAATTTTGGTAagtatatatgtacctacaaagTACAAACTACGAACCCTAAAGTTagtggaagcaggctaactttaGAGACGaatttattaaacccataccccatCGTACCGCAACgcaacgctaaatcgctcggCGCAGCGGCACGTAATAATATGTGCGGTAGGGTGGTGGCCATGGCCAAaacctcccaccaaaccaggcGTCACTTACTATCAAGTGAGATCGCATTCTTTTATCTgggcaaaataaattttacccatttaaaatatttagaaatcttAATTGCACCCCGAAAAACAATACAAGATAGGTACAAAAGAAACTATGTATACAAAATGGAcgtttaaaaatttcaatttttttgcacTTCTTTTCTAactatgtaaataattaaaatagtgCAACTGTATCTCggaaaacagaaataaataaatgattcctACGGGACGTTTCGTTCACACAGACGACGCGACTTCTTGggtacaaaaaaactaaatcaaaatcggttcattcgtttaggaggtacgatgccacagacagatacacaaacacacagatacgcacgtcaaacttataacacccctctttttgggtctggggatAAAAACAATAATCCCCATTAGTCGAACGCACGTTTGGTGCAAACAATCTGCCCTTTATTAGTGAATAGTGTAACGACGCGGAGACAGCTGTTGTCACAAATGTTAAATTATCGCAAACGTGTCCGATCGCCCCTAACAGCCCATACCTTGGTGACGAGGGGGATCGATTAGGTATCATTAATAGACCGCAATACACGTGTATGTTAGTACCTATTTCATGTGTTTTGGCGACCTTTCACATACAGCGTTACGCTGAGCTGGAACCTTTTTTCAGGTTGTCACCACGATATACCTAATATCACGCAGGCAAAAGcctattattacctacttatttaaattaatggTAGTTTcctaattcagattttttttatttaacctgattaaaaaaacatattgttATGTTGTCTATGAATTTCAAaactacagtccgacaaggctcttttggcacttgagtgagcgCGCAGTTGTCGttttatgccgacacagcgaactatcaacaatATTACTGCACTTCTCAGTTCTCTAGATAGCGGCTttattttggccacgcgccaaaagagccttgtcggactgtatagTAAAAACTTTTTGAGTTATAACCTACTAGCGTCATCTACTATCGAGTAGAGTAACTACAAATAAACTACTTGTTattagatggcgctgttgtttGCATAGTACTTATAATTCTAACTAGATGGCCGTTGAATACCTATAgaaagaatatttaaaaaaaatattggtgtCTGTGGACAAGGTTTGGCGGGAAACAGAAACTAAAATATAGCATCGaccattttaataaaacttataaa comes from Maniola jurtina chromosome 17, ilManJurt1.1, whole genome shotgun sequence and encodes:
- the LOC123873570 gene encoding protein atonal homolog 8, whose product is MSTNTFISAPEDVAVADAKDRILERDAGFVSGGEDDDSCSGPAHSDDSGVRLTDTDSRVKRVHSPSRQPPKKRIRLDSTEDICEAPRFRPWSYTEEPQQEPLSLVKKSETSLLRQRRRPLEPPPPPIPIPAPIPEPAGPPRVPPHPGVTDQGFTEKTKPREQRNYKNMTRERRIEANARERTRVHTISAAFDTLRKAIPSYSHNQKLSKLSVLRIACAYIAALSAANEPEADLAEAVEKVTQTIHTEGKLRKKKDEP